The proteins below are encoded in one region of Colletotrichum lupini chromosome 5, complete sequence:
- a CDS encoding transcriptional Coactivator p15 translates to MSMRGRLPTISPTISPIGTASLTNIQSIMPFTKGTKRAAPRDSRSDSEDEVITKSNKKTKTAKNGASTDGVDKDGNPFWDLSNKRRIGLSQFKNTTFVNIREFYEKDGDMLPGKKGISLTVPQYEALVKAMPAISEKLRAMGHDVEDVEEDGGAPTAVEAPKPAAKEKSRAKKSNIEATSGEESD, encoded by the exons ATGTCTATGCGAGGCCGATTAC CCACTATCTCACCCACTATATCACCCATTGGTACCGCGAGTTTAACGAACATCCAGTCAATCATGCCATTCACCAAGGGTACTAAACGCGCTGCCCCACGCGACTCGCGCAGCGACTCCGAGGACGAGGTCATCACCAAGTCCAACAAGAAGACCAAGACCGCAAAGAATGGCGCAAGCACAGATGGAGTCGATAAGGATGGCAACCCTTTCTGGGAT CTCTCCAACAAGCGCCGTATAGGCCTCTCTCAATTCAAGAACACCACCTTTGTCAACATTCGCGAGTTCTACGAAAAGGACGGCGACATGCTGCCAGGCAAGAAGGGCATCTCCCTCACGGTGCCCCAGTACGAGGCCCTTGTCAAGGCCATGCCCGCTATCAGCGAGAAGCTGCGTGCCATGGGCCACGACGTCGAGGACGTTGAGGAGGACGGTGGCGCTCCCACTGCCGTCGAGGCCCCGAAGCCCGCGGCCAAGGAGAAGTCACGAGCTAAGAAGTCCAACATCGAGGCCACTAGTGGCGAGGAGTCGGACTAG